The genomic DNA TAAGCTTTTTACTTGTTAGCTGTAAAGTATCGCCTTTCGTATTCAGTTCCAATATGCCAGTCATTGTAGCAAATGGCAGTGGCAGCGCAATATTCATATAGGTTCTTCCTGCGTGCCTATGTTGGGCATATAATGCGACAAATGCTGTCTCTTTTCCAATTTTACGTAACCATGCTCTCACCTGATCTCTGCCGTCAACTCCGTCATGCAGTGCGAGTACATCGCCCGTCATTTCAACTTGCCGATTGTGCAGTGGCAAATTAATTTGATGTGTCTGTTGACTCACCAAACGATAAAGAAAAGCGAGTGGTTTAAACCATGTGCGCCATTTTACTGTGGCGAACAGTCGATAATCCGATGTATGTTCATAAAAATCAACAATGCGAGGGGCTGCGGTGATGTCTGAATAGCTCCCCATATCGTCAACAAGTCCTGCGTGAGGACTGTTCACCTGATTATCCAAAAAGCGTTCCCCGATATGCCATTTGCCACGCATAGCACTAACAGGAAATATAGGTGTTGCGAAAGAGGAGGGCGGAACGGATAAAGCCCATCCGACAATCCCGAACAACGCAAAGACGACGCAATTCAGAACCCCGTGAAAACGAAGCATAAAATCAATATCGACAGACGTGAGACCAAAACCGTTACCAAGTGCATACAGCAACGAAAAAATAATGGTTACACCAAGTGCACTAAAGGATATCCGGATGAGCCACCTTTGCAACGCCATGGTGAAAGGCGCTTGCCAGGCGATGAAGATTAACCCACTCAATCCGACGATATAGATGATAACTGACAGTAGCTCAATCCACCTAGAAAATGTAATGCCAACCGCTACAATCATTGGTGACACAATCATAATTATGCAGACAATGCGATAGGACGCAGGTTTATAGAGTCTTCCCAATAACCCGATAAAAATGGGCAGTAATAATGCCGAATAATGAAAATGAATGGTTGTTAACCAAGTGATGAGCGGGCTAAAGCCCGTATCAATGCCAGCAATGTAGGCGAAGAACCAACCGCCGCCGAGTGCTACATAAATCAGTCCGATATCAATTGAAAACTCCTCTAGATTGGTGAAACCCCTGCCAAGAAAACGTGACAAACCGTATAGCGCAATGACAAACGTAAACAATAAATAAACGACCGCAAATAGTATATCCCACTTCGAAGTCGGCATGATTTGCAGCCAGGCAATCGAGGTATAAGCGGGAATCGCAAAATAACCATACCGTTTCGCAAGCCAATCATCCTTTATCCTGATAAGCCTCAAAGCAATAGGCATATAGACAAGCTGTGCAACGGCTAATAAGAGGAATGGCCATGGCTCCGTAGTGAACAAGGACACCACTACAAATAATACAACATGGACTAGCGCAAAATTACGTATCGTCATCGGCAGAAAACGTCCCTTCATAAGAAAACACTGTGCCGATCAAAGGATTTCGTACCTTAACATGGATATGATAAAGTTCCAGCTCATCATCATATCGCTCCGTAACCGTTGCAAGTCCTTGAAAAAGGCGTGGCAATGGAATTTCAATCTTGCCAAGCACAAGTCGTTGTCCTAAGGATTCAATCGTTAAACTTCCATCATCTGTCACGTGTAAAGCCAAATCGGAATAGAAGAGATGTGGTTCTCCAAGGTAATCCTGAATGACCAAACGTTCCATATCAAGATTCATAAGTGCATTGAAATAGCGTCTTTGTTTACCAAAGTGAAAAATTCGTTCCCAGTGCACTTGGCTGTCGCCGGTATCACCGATAAATGCACGGTTTTGAATGGTAAATGGAATGTCCTTTCCTTGTTCAGGGAACAGCAATTTCCATCGAATGCCTGCTCGGAAAAATGGATAGAGCCATTTAGGTCCACCTTGAATTTCTTTCATTATGCCTGACGCTTTAAAAACGGTGCCTTCGGGTAAATTGTATCGTTGTTGGAGCAGCGGGTGTAGCCGATTGAAATCGTTGCCCATTACTTGTTTATAAATCGACATGCAGACACCTACCTTTTCCGTTTGCAGCTTGTCGCTGAAGGGATATCTTTACTCATCCACACGCCAATAATCGATAGCACAATGAGTGGGAAATTGAAAGTCACCGGATTGAAGGGATGGATAGTTGTAGCTGGATCTGCAACGATTGTCGCAATTGTCAGCAGTGGGAAGACCATAAGCTGTAAAATGAATAACTGCCGTTTATTGCGATAAACCAGCCAAACCAGCCCGAATAACACTTCCGCAATCCCAATTATTAGTACTGCTGTGGTGATGCCATTTTCTGATATGGGTAAGGCGCTGCCTATCATTGCGCGTTCTTCGGGATGCATGCCAATGATTTTAGGTATGAGGCCTTGATAAAGCCATATGAAGGCAAATAATAGCGTCATTAAATAAGTAGAGAAAAAGCGCATGTATTGGGAACGTGGAGCTTCCCCTTGTTCCAGCCAGCGTTTTAAAACATCAAAACTGAGTGCGGTTGCCCAGCCGATGAGTGGGCGGAAAATAGCTCTATCAGCTATTTCACCGGCTTTTCCGAAATTGACCTCGTAATCATATTGCGTTAAAAACTTCACATGATCTTCCTGTGGTTCATATTTCCAATAACCTCGACCTTCTCGAATGGGAGAAATCCATTGCTCCGTTCCGAAATGAAGGGAAGACGAGCGTGTGCCATCTTCTTTATGGAACGAACCGACGCTTTCCCCCCAACCTTCTACTTGCAGGAAAGGGCCGACTGTCCGTGAATAGACGAAGGCTTGGGGCTCTCCTTCTTTTTTCGGCAAATACGTAATGGAAGAGAATCGGAGATCCCATTGCTCGTGTCTGTCTGGTTGTTGCGATGCATCCCAGATGGCATCGATGTCTGTATAAATGGGTACTTCTACATAAATTGGCTGACGTTTCATTGAATTCACCTCAAAGTTATAGAACGAAAAATGTTGGGAATTGTTTCTTTGAAGGCTTTTCGTTGGCGGAATCCTGTTTGTATAATCCCCCATGATTTGGGAAAGATTAATACCAACAGTATACAGGAAATCGTAGGTGACGAGATGAGTTTTTTGGAAGATGGTCAGCAAGAAAATAACTCTAAAAATGTCCTTATTGAAGCAGTATTCAGGCAGCTAGAAGAGGTGTCCGATGTTGTTCGAAAAGAAATGATTACACCTCATGGAATGGTAACTGTTATCTATATTAGTTCGCTTGTGGATCATCTTAGATTTAAAGAAATGGTAGCTACTCCATTATTTAATAGGAAGGAAGATGTCTCGCAAACCGCTGAAGTAATCAAGCCGGCGACGGATACTAACTTGCTAGCTTGCATTATAGAAGGCAACACGCTGCTCTATGTACATGAAAAAGCGCGTTATTTCAAAGTCTATACATATAGTCCGCCAGCGAGTGCAATTACGCAATCTGATACAGAGTCGACGGTCAGTGGCCCGCGTGATGCATTTACGGAATCC from Sporosarcina sp. FSL K6-1522 includes the following:
- a CDS encoding YndJ family protein: MTIRNFALVHVVLFVVVSLFTTEPWPFLLLAVAQLVYMPIALRLIRIKDDWLAKRYGYFAIPAYTSIAWLQIMPTSKWDILFAVVYLLFTFVIALYGLSRFLGRGFTNLEEFSIDIGLIYVALGGGWFFAYIAGIDTGFSPLITWLTTIHFHYSALLLPIFIGLLGRLYKPASYRIVCIIMIVSPMIVAVGITFSRWIELLSVIIYIVGLSGLIFIAWQAPFTMALQRWLIRISFSALGVTIIFSLLYALGNGFGLTSVDIDFMLRFHGVLNCVVFALFGIVGWALSVPPSSFATPIFPVSAMRGKWHIGERFLDNQVNSPHAGLVDDMGSYSDITAAPRIVDFYEHTSDYRLFATVKWRTWFKPLAFLYRLVSQQTHQINLPLHNRQVEMTGDVLALHDGVDGRDQVRAWLRKIGKETAFVALYAQHRHAGRTYMNIALPLPFATMTGILELNTKGDTLQLTSKKLSSLHSDAGIYLSWKVNHLFKLPLEEHFIVHEQADGTLRAQHEMWLCSLPFLTINYVIVHKERAS
- a CDS encoding DUF4166 domain-containing protein, giving the protein MSIYKQVMGNDFNRLHPLLQQRYNLPEGTVFKASGIMKEIQGGPKWLYPFFRAGIRWKLLFPEQGKDIPFTIQNRAFIGDTGDSQVHWERIFHFGKQRRYFNALMNLDMERLVIQDYLGEPHLFYSDLALHVTDDGSLTIESLGQRLVLGKIEIPLPRLFQGLATVTERYDDELELYHIHVKVRNPLIGTVFSYEGTFSADDDT
- a CDS encoding DoxX-like family protein; this translates as MKRQPIYVEVPIYTDIDAIWDASQQPDRHEQWDLRFSSITYLPKKEGEPQAFVYSRTVGPFLQVEGWGESVGSFHKEDGTRSSSLHFGTEQWISPIREGRGYWKYEPQEDHVKFLTQYDYEVNFGKAGEIADRAIFRPLIGWATALSFDVLKRWLEQGEAPRSQYMRFFSTYLMTLLFAFIWLYQGLIPKIIGMHPEERAMIGSALPISENGITTAVLIIGIAEVLFGLVWLVYRNKRQLFILQLMVFPLLTIATIVADPATTIHPFNPVTFNFPLIVLSIIGVWMSKDIPSATSCKRKR